GCGCGCTCCGCAGCGGCCCGCACGTTGCCGTCGCAGGTCGCCAAAAGATCAGTCAAATAGCGGGTTTCCAAGGGCGCGAGCCAGCTCTCGCGGAGCTCCGCCAGGGTGGCCTCGCGCTGCTTCTGCCGCTTGGGGGCGGGGCGTGTCGCCGTGAACGACCGGGGCAGGTCCTCGGGGCGGATCTCGTCCCCCGTCGCCATGATCACGGCGTGCTCGATGGAGTTTTTCAGCTCCCGGACGTTGCCCGGGAAGTCGTAGGCATGGAGCACCGCGCTGCAGGCCGCGGAAATGCGCGGGGTGGGCTTTTTGTGGCGCTCCGCCGCCTGTTGCACGAACACCTGGGCCAAGATGTCGAGGTTGTCCTTGTAGCTGCGCAGGGGCGGCAGCTCCAACGTCACCACGGAGAGGCGGTAGTAGAGGTCGTCTCGGAACTGCCCGTCCCGCACCATGGCGGGGAGATCACGGTTGGTCGCGCACACCACCCGGACGTCCACTCTCCGTGGGGGCTTGTTGCTTCCGAGCGGCTGCACCTCTCCCGACTCCATGGCCCGCAGCACCTTGGGCTGTAGCATCAGCGGCAGCTCGCCGAGCTCGTCCAGGAACAGCGTGCCCCCGTCGGCCTTCTCGAACTCGCCCACCTTGTTGAAGCTGGCGCCCGTGAAGGCGCCCTTCACGTGACCGAAGAGCACGCTCTCGAGCAGCGTCTCGGGAATGGCAGCGCAGTTCACCGCGACGAACGGACCGCTCGCGCGCCGGCTGTTGAAGTGGATGGCGTGCGCGGTGAGCTCTTTGCCGGTGCCGCTCTCCCCGTGGATGAGCACGGGGGCGTCCGTGGGCGAGACGCGTTCGATCTGTTGCTCCACCCGCAGCCACGCGGGCGACAGTCCCTTGATCAGGAACGGCCGCCCCGACAGCTCCGCGCTGGCCCGATACAGCTGCGCGCGTCGCAAGAACTTGGCGGACGATTGCGCCAGGGCGGAGAGCTCCGCCACGTGCGCTTCGGTGAAGGCGCCCGTCTTTCGCGACGAAGCGGTGATCACACCGATGGGCTTGCCCTGATACGGGATGGGCACGGCCGCGATGCTGAGCACCTCCTGGAAGTAGTGGGCGTAGTTCGCGTCGGCCCGCGTGTCGTTGCTCAGGTAGGCCTCGTTCTGCTCGAAGGCGGTGAGGGCAATCCCGTTGGGTCGGCCGTCGCGCCGCGGTCGCAACACCACGCCGGGGATGTTCACGACCACGCCGTCCACGATGTGAAAGGTGATCTCGAGCCCCTTGTTCTTCTTGTCCCACAAGAAGATGGCGCCGTTGTTCGCGCCCGTGCGCTCGAGCGCCATGTCCATGATGCGGCGCTCGAGAGACTCGATCTCGGCGGCGTGGAGGATCTCGTCAGCGTCCGAAGCCATTTCGCCATTGAGCAATGAATTATTAGAAAGAGCAATGCTTGTTGCATCTGTGCAACAAGCCGCAGGGGCTTTTTCAGGGGTTTGTTGGTCCGGCGCGCTTGGCACGCGGCTCGCACTAGCGCGGCCCGTCGTCATGGAGTTCCCGGTTCTGATTCAGCCCAGCCCCGCTGGGGACAGCGTCCAGGCCTTCTGCCCGGACCTACCGGGCTGCTCTGCGACGGCGACCAGCGTGGACGAGGCCCTCGAGGTCCTCGGCCGTCGCATCAACGACTACTTCGCGCGGGATGCCGAAGAGGCTCTGCCTCCCGGCATGCGGCGCACCGTCATCGTCCTTTGAGACTCGACAGGAGATTTCCGATGTTCGCTCGCTTCTTCAAGACCGCCTGCATGCTCACCCTCGCCGTCTCCGCTGCCGCTTGTGCCAGCGAGACCGGGAGCTCCGAGAACGTTGCCGGTCAGGGTCAGACGATCACGTTCCCCGCGAACGAGGTGGATCTCGTCGTGCAGTTCGTGAACGACCCCGCGACGGACCTTGCCACGTTGGACGAGAGCGTGGGCCT
This region of Polyangiaceae bacterium genomic DNA includes:
- a CDS encoding type II toxin-antitoxin system HicB family antitoxin, yielding MEFPVLIQPSPAGDSVQAFCPDLPGCSATATSVDEALEVLGRRINDYFARDAEEALPPGMRRTVIVL
- a CDS encoding sigma-54-dependent Fis family transcriptional regulator; translated protein: MASDADEILHAAEIESLERRIMDMALERTGANNGAIFLWDKKNKGLEITFHIVDGVVVNIPGVVLRPRRDGRPNGIALTAFEQNEAYLSNDTRADANYAHYFQEVLSIAAVPIPYQGKPIGVITASSRKTGAFTEAHVAELSALAQSSAKFLRRAQLYRASAELSGRPFLIKGLSPAWLRVEQQIERVSPTDAPVLIHGESGTGKELTAHAIHFNSRRASGPFVAVNCAAIPETLLESVLFGHVKGAFTGASFNKVGEFEKADGGTLFLDELGELPLMLQPKVLRAMESGEVQPLGSNKPPRRVDVRVVCATNRDLPAMVRDGQFRDDLYYRLSVVTLELPPLRSYKDNLDILAQVFVQQAAERHKKPTPRISAACSAVLHAYDFPGNVRELKNSIEHAVIMATGDEIRPEDLPRSFTATRPAPKRQKQREATLAELRESWLAPLETRYLTDLLATCDGNVRAAAERAGVNTVTMYRLLKKRGLTLKRRVQAEP